The Kribbella sp. NBC_00662 nucleotide sequence CCTGGTTCTCCAGCGCCCTGGCCCGGTCGAACAGGTCGAACCGCCGCTTCCAGCGGTCCTTCGCGAGATCAGGGTCCGGGTTCGTCCGCGCACCCGGCCAGGCCGACACGCAGACGATGATCTGCGCACCGTCCAGGGCGAGCGTCCGCGCCGCCTCCGGGAACGCCTTGTCGTAACAGATCATCAGACCGAGCCGCCCGACCGGAGTGTCGAACGCCTCGAACCGATCGCCGGCCGCGAAGTGCGCGTCCTCGTGCAACGGCTGGTGCACCTTGCGGTGATGTCCGAGTACGCCGTCACCGGTCACGCAGACCGCGCTGTTGTAGATCAGTCCGTCCACTGCCTCGGCGTACCCGGCGGTGACGACCAGGTCGCCGGCCAGCCGGGCGAGCCGACGGATCTCGGGGCTGTCGACGGTGAAGGCCGGCGGCGGCTCCGCCGTACCGTCCAGGCTGAGCAGGTAGCCGCCGAGGGCGCCTTCGGGAAGCGCGAGCAGCTTCACGCCGGCCTCGCGGGCCTGGGCGATCAACCGCTCCACCTGGGCGAAGTCGGCTTCGAGATCGCGGTTGAAGTTCGCGGCCACGGCCGCCATCTTGAGCGTCATGCTGCTCCCATCCCGGTCACGCCGGCGGCCAGCGCCTCGGTGACCTCGCCGTCCGGCCAGCGCAGTACGACGCCTTGTCCGGTGGTCAGCTCGCCGCACACGGCTGTGGTCGCCGGGCCTGCGTCGAGTGGACCGGTGGTGAGCATCGCGAAGCCGGGGAAGCAGGTGAGCCAGTCCCCCATCGATGCCGACTCCGGCTTCGGTACGGCGGCGACGTCCAGGACCGCCGCGCACCCGGAGGCCTCGGCGAGCATCCCGAGCGTGCCGACGACTCCGGCCATCGACACGTCCTTCGCCGCCGACGGCCGTGCTCGGCCGACCGCAGTCAACATCGCGCCCAGTTCCTCCGGCCCGCGATGGCTGGTCGAATCCCATTGCCGCCCGGCGTACCCGGGTCGCCAGCCACCGCCGAGGTCGGCCGTCAACC carries:
- a CDS encoding carbon-nitrogen hydrolase family protein; this translates as MTLKMAAVAANFNRDLEADFAQVERLIAQAREAGVKLLALPEGALGGYLLSLDGTAEPPPAFTVDSPEIRRLARLAGDLVVTAGYAEAVDGLIYNSAVCVTGDGVLGHHRKVHQPLHEDAHFAAGDRFEAFDTPVGRLGLMICYDKAFPEAARTLALDGAQIIVCVSAWPGARTNPDPDLAKDRWKRRFDLFDRARALENQVVWVSANQSGTFGSLRFVASAKVVDPGGEILADTGVTEGMAIAELDVEQALELARRSMGHLRDRRPEAYELAWV